The sequence TCGTAGGTTTCTATGTAGCATTGTTTACTGCCTTTAAGAAAAGAAAGTCAAAGGAGCTCATTTACATCCTAGCAGTAGGGTACATCACCTGTAGTGGTGGCAAtatgattaaaagaaaatatttaattaccCATATTATCTACTAAAAATAGATTggataataaattttttaaaaacggataaaatatggataagaactatATTATCCATTAAGAAAATGGTTAATCAATAGATAattaatgagtttaacttttacatttataaTGCCTCAAATTGGAGGTTCCTCAAGTTTGAGAGaataggaattctcccaaaagtgaacATATTCGAGAACCATATTATCAGTTGGTTAACCCTTTTTTATCCATATTTAATATGGATTGGGTCGGATAATCTATTCGTTTTTCATTACCCATTTTGACCCGTCAATTATCCAACCCGACCGGCCCATTTCCACTCCTAATCACCTGTGTTAGCATTGGGCGATCCCCTTTTCACTGTGGTCCTTTAATGTGCTATATTAAAGGCATAATGCAACAAAGGAAATCAAACTAACAAGACTTCATTAATTTTCTAAAAGAATGGATTTTGGTTTTGTGTCTATCCTTGTTTGTCGTGTTGAGATCACTCTACAAAGGTACTGAAAATTATATCTTTCCTGAACTTCTAAGGTATAATAATAATATGGCATGGTCCAAGGCACTAATATGAATGGACCAACCTTCTTTCTTGACAAATGAATGGAGTCTGCTTTCTAACCTTAAGCTCAATGTTTCAAAAAGGAAATGTTCCTGTCATCCGAATATGATCCAATGTCCTTTCTAGTCCGTATTTAAGCACTGCTTGGTTACCAGCTCTGAAGCCATTTCCGTAAATTGGTGAAGTGTCTGATTCAATCTGGTGTTTGAAAAAATCCCCGAGTTTCCTCTCAAAAGGAGATCTAATCCCCGGCTTCGACGATGACATGCCTGATGAAGTTGAAGCACCATTTCTGCTTGATATGGATGCAATTTGGGTTTCTAACCACATATGTGCTAGCACCTGGCAAataccttcttcaacatcttggcTAAGAGTTCGATAGCCTATAATTGGACATATCGACCACATCAGAAACTCCAGGAGACCACATATAAAAGCTACTGCAGCCAATAATCGTAAGCAATAAACTGCACAGCTATCGGGATAGACAAACTCAAAAAAAGGAAAGTAACATTCCAATATGGGCAGAAAGATTTTAGATGGTCCAGTGAGAGCATTTCCTTAATGTTTTTCACATTCCACGCCAAAAGAACTTGTATTACAtaactttttttgaattttaggcTTTATATGTTTCTTGCCGACCCAATTTGTTTGGGACTAAGGCGTAGTTGTTATTGTAGTTGTTGTtcttgtgttttttttctttcttttaatctcGTTCTTTTTTATGCCATTGACGATTACTTCCCATTTTATCCAGAAAAATATCCCTGTTACATTCAATCTCAGACTGTCTACGtgcatttttctctttttaatattTGAGCTCCACTGAAATACGATCACACTTATCTTAATTATCACTTCTGTTTACTGCATCTCTTCTTTTTTagtacttttttcttttattggaaGTGGGAAGAAATTTAAAGAAGGGCAAATAAACAAAATGATTCTAATGAGTTGTAGCAGAGAATCCAAGATATATACACTAATGAAAAAAGTGAGGGGGATGGGAGAGGAAAAAGTGGTTCCACAATAGAATTGTGTGTTATGTAATACTGAGATTTACTACTATTCTAGAGAAGCAGCCATTATATTAGGGGcagaccaaaaagaaaaagatgggcacacaaattaggaaggaagAGCTAGAAATGAGAATGCACCTCTTAGTCGAAGCCATGCATGCATCATCTCATGCGCAAGGATAGACCCAGTCAGCAACCTGCATAGATGTATGTCATAAATCGAAAGTAACATACAATCTATTCAACTTTTTCGACAACCCTAGTAAGGGACATTCTATTTTTTGCTTTGCTTAATGCCTACTTTGCAGTGCATCATTAacacaaaaataattttgatttgtttttgatcTCTTGAGATATACTGAAAGGACACAGGTGATTCTGACTAACCAAACAGGTTTGTTAAAACAGAATGTTAAAACGGTAGCATTCCGATGCACAGCTTTGAAGAGCAAAGTAATAAAACAGTACCTAGGTAGACCGTATAAGATAAGAATTGCAGTCACTTCACAGCGGCGTGTCAATTTATAAGGTTCCGTTCTCATGTCCATGACCCGATTTCCAGCTCCGATTCTTGGCCGCCTCAGAATCTGCCAATTTTAGAGGTAAGTAAGAGCTGTTTTTTACCATTtgaacaaaaagaaatttaagTTTTCAGTTTTCAAAACCATGAAGAGAGAAGAAATGGAAATCACTTAAAGTCCTTACAGTGCTGATAGTTTGTTCCTCAGAAAGGCAAAGTCCTCTTGTCTCAGGCATGTGGTGATACCCCTAGCAAAAGGGATGAAAACCAAACATAAAGCGACATATTTTTCACTCCAGAAACAATATGGAGAAATACAAGTATGAAAAGGGAAGAAATTCGGCAACATAAAAACTTACATGTCTCTCTCCATCCATAGCCTCATTCAGTGCTTGCCTCTCAACCAGAAGCAGAGGAACTTTCTGTTCCACTTTCATATTTAGCCCTTCATAGAATTCTTGTATATCATAATAAAGGGGTTGACACTGACTCGTATCCATTATGGCAGAGTCCAAGCACTCGAGACAAAGCTTTCTACCATCATCAAGGGCAATATATCTAGTATCCCGTGGCTGCATGCAAACCAAAATTGCTACTCTTTATTAAAAGTTAATTACAAGGATTTGGCTGTTCTGTTTCATCAGCCTTACCTCCATTCGCTCGCAGCTACAGCAACGGGGTGTACCATCATGCTCATGAAAAGGACAATACTTCTGGGACCAAAATGGATGTGCTCTGTATTCAATAAGACCAGCTGCATTTGTTGGAATCTGGACAGGTAGGAAACACTTAATGAATATTAAAGAAATGATGCATTTTCAGCAGCTAGAGGTTTCTTAAATGACAAGAGATAGCCAATACCAAAGTTACTGTAATAAGAGGTCAAAACAGAAAATTTCGTAAAATGATTCTCAGGTTGCTAGATTACCTCAATGATCTTACTAGTTGAAATGTTGAGAGACCTACCACACACCTATTACGCTAGGAAGACCCATAATTTAACTATACAGACACATGACATTTACAGTAGAAAAGGCAGAACAACCCATGATTTCAAGACCAGAAAAGACAGAACTTCAGAAATTTGGTAGGATAAGAAACTTAGGATCAAAATCAAGATTTTTCTTTTCTACAGTTATTTTAAGGACTACTTAGAATAGTCTATGTACAACCTCATCGACATTAATCAAGCAATAAGGAAACAGTATATATGGGCAGAAAGCGGTGTTTATTGCCACAGCAGCTAATAACAATCATTTCATACTTACAAAGTGTTTGCAGACATCACATTTGGGGTGATAATGCTCCTTGTAGCAAGTTTTGTGATAGGGATAGTTCCCAGACATTGAGAACTGCACAGTTAATACATCCAAAAGTTAAATAGATTTCATGAATATACTTGTCATCTAAAATATTCTATCGCTTCACAGATGATCGCCAGTTTATGTTCATTACCCAAGACACTATATGATAACTGCCAACAACTATATCAGTACTCGGTTATAGAATGCATTGAATACCTTATGGACGATGCATAtatattacaaaaaaatattatcttGCCATTGAATTTTCCAAAAATTGGTTCCTATCGCTTCTCTTATTTTCAGAATGAGCACATTGCTTTCTGATGGTCAGGCATTTTCCAAAGTAGCATTTTATAATAAGTCATATACTTTGTAAATGACTGCTTCGTAAGTAGGTGTGTAGTAATCTATAGTGCATATCTGctcgccccccccccccaaccccacCCTCGGTGGCACCTTTTTCACGCCTTAAAGTATTCAATTCTTGTTTGGTTGCCGAAATTTCCAAAATCAACATTTCATGCTTTGACTTGGCACCTTTTTTGTGAAAACAGTTGGAAAAACAAAAACAGTAGACACCACAATAACAAGGCTGaactagaaaattaaaaaattacacaGTACTTCACCTCGTAATCAGATATTGGTTGGTTACAGGCATGGCATCTAAAACATTCTGGATGCCATACGGCTCCCATGCAACTCAAAAACCGTCCATGACCTATTTCAGTGCTACAACCTGCACATACCCTACCACAGAAAAAGATAGTATGTATTATGTCTAAAAGATGTTGATTCAATTCTTAATGTCTTATAACTAACTTCTGTATTTGCTTATACGATGAATTCAGAATGTTCACTGAAATCCATAGGCTCACTTTAGAATTCTTACAGACCACTATCGAATTCAGCCATACAGTGACACAAGTACACACATGAAGGAGAGAGTAAAGCTAGGAAAGACTGGAGAACAGGGTAGAATACAATGACGACAAAATCAAAGGAATTATACCTCCCTTCTCTTGCGTCTCGCCATGCCATCCACAATTAAAAGCAAAAGACATAATCAAAGGATTGATCCTTTTCAAAGGGTCAAAATTAAAACGTTTTGTTCCTCAAACTGATAATACAAATTTCTACATAATGACACCTACAACTAAATTtagaaggtgaaaagaaaaagagagaaaagaaatcaTGTTGATCAAGAAGGAAACACGTAAAATATCTAGGGTTTTATGTTTATGGTAATTAATAGCAGCAACTGCAACTTTAACTACCTAAACCACAAGCTTTCAAGATACGTCCATTTTACTTTTGGATTTTCCACCTAGCTCTTCCACTGTACATATTAGCTGACTTCAAAGgaaatttaacaaaaaaatataGACTAATAAAATACTGCAAGAATGGAGATGATGGAGCCCCAAGACACACAGTAAGATGAGGTTTGGCAGTGGTGTATTCTGGAGTTAAAATGTTTCCAAAACATTGACAAAGATTTCAAATACCTAAAGCTTGCAGAATATGGGAAAGGTATTGGATGATAGAAGTTTCCATTTCCATATCCATTCCCGCTTCCGATATCGTTTCTGCTTACATGCCCATTACCATATCCATTCCCACTTCCAAGATCATTTCTGCTTATATGCTGAGGTGGAGATTCGACGTTCAAGCTCTCCTGCAGAGCTCTGGCAAGTTGTTCATCTTCTTTCAGTTGTGATTCACTGTCTGGCAAACATCAAAGTAAAGGAACAATTAGCAAAATCAAGCAAAACTTTTTTTGCCAAGTAAATAAACTCGCGCAGCTAGTTCCCAAAATCATCCATGGAATGCTTGAGTCGACTCTAATAGCTGAGCTAACATAAAGAAGTTTGACTCTTCATAGAATAAGAAGTATGTCAATAGAACAAAAGCAGTATACTATGGATGAGCTAAACTATGCATCTATGGACATTCTCAGTAGCCTTGAAACACATAATGGAAAGTTTGGGTTCCAAATTATGTCAGCAGTGAACTCGACTGAAACTGGGATATCATGCTTTTGATTATGAGAGTATAGGAGAGACCTCAAAAGGAATGCAAACTTTCAATTTTAATTCTTTAAGAAGCAACTAATACTCACCAACCACAGGTTTCCCTTTCTGGTCCTCCTCTGAGAGCGAGATTGCAATAGCTCGGTCTATTTCTTCAGTCTCTGACCAAGAGTCCTAGAGCACACAAATGGTTCAAACACAGTATAGAATATCAACACGATATGcttatcaaaaaaagaaaaatatagacaCGGTATAAATATGACATGTTCAAATGATCTTTTATAGTTCGGAGAGGATATCGATCATTTATTGGCAATGGGAAGTAACATACATTACAAGATAAGAACCAAATTTAGCACAAAATAAAGTATCAAGGATGTGTATAAAGTTGGCGCTAGTGCGCTACACTTTTTAGtgacttacaacaacaacaacaacgacccaatataatcccacaagtagggtttggggagggtagtgtgtacgcagaccttacctctaccccgatggggtagagaggctgtttccgatagaccctcggctcaagaagacgaaaaaacgaaaagagacaatatatcagtaccatcaataAAAAACCATGGAAATAATAACATCACAAGAACCAGTGAATAGATGGAAAGCAGAGATAATAACCAGTAAATACGGTCCGACACTATGAAAACGGAATAGTATGAACACAACACTGACCGCTAGCAGTCTATGACTAAATCCTGTCAGCCTAGCCTCACACTGGTAGACTAAATatgctcaactacctcctaacctccACACTTTTTAGTGACTTAATAGTTACAAAATCCTGTGAacaaaattttgatgaaaaattagcaTATCAACATGGTGGATTATTATGGATTCATGTTTAAGCAGGTCTAAATTATAACACATTGTAAATCATGTACGTCAATTCACTTTATCCAGAAAATTCAGAAAACAATgcgatttttttttgttttgagattaaTATCAATATGAAGGACTTCTAGTATAAACGAATTTTATTAATGAGAGAACAAGACAGTGCAAGGCTACAAGCAGGGATGGACAAAGATGTCCAAGTTACAAAGGTCAAAATTAAATACAAGCTTCAAATGACCATGCAACAACAAGCAAATTAGATAAATCAATCTCATCAAAAGCATCCGTCCAGTCACTCATCCTAGAAGCCAAGAAGAGCAGTCACTAATTTGCATGAGCCAAAACGATTACCAAATGGGGCACTGGATTCATAATGTCCACAGAAAGCTCACATCTAAATCAGCTTCAACAACTTCATTAGAAGCATACTATTTCAAAGCCTTCTTCACATTGCCTATGGCAAGTTAAGATTGTACGGCCTGTTAGCGCTTAGACAAATGTCACCCTAGACTTTAGAATGGACTTTTAGTATTCAAGTAAGTGGACTTATAAACTTATGCTTCgatgagccgagggtctattggaaactgCCTCTCTATCTCCACGAGGTAggataaggtctgcatacacactaccctccccagaccccactatgtgggattaCATTGGGTTTGTTGTTCTGGTTGTTGTTGGACTTATAAACTTGGAATCAAGTAAACACCCCTGCCTTTTGCCATGAACAGAACCAGTAAAATATAAGCCACATTAACTATTAAGCTGATAATTATAAGCCCTTACACTTGCTAAGTTTTGGTAATATGAATTCCCAAATACTCTGAACGATAtcagaaataaagtaaacaattcAAAGGTATGTCGGGTGGACACTAGTCTATCTGGATGATGAGCTCATTGCACACTAGTTTAGCGCAACACTTACCCCAGGTGTAGATTGGTGATCCTCTTCTTTATGTCCTTCACATCTCCAGTCATATTGGCCTTCCGAAACTTTATGGTTGGAACCTTTGAAAATTTTGCTCAGCCAGCCCATTAAGTGAAATGCTAGTGGCTCATTGTCAGCAATGCTTTTACCTGCAGGAACACATGAATATAGTGCCAACGTATatacataacaaaattaattttCAACACTAAAATATCCAGCTCAACATTTGAGCTGCTAGTCATGACACACAATAAAACTTATTCATCTCTCCACTTGCGAAATTCATGGCGTGCCAATGTGAACGCAAAATTGGGAAAATTCCCATATGCTTTCAATTTTCTCATATAGACCAACTAACACCCTTTGGTTTTTTGATCATCAATGTGATCGGACCACAAACATCTAACTCaattaaaatgaattaaaaacatGGAGATGACATCAATATAGCATTCAGTCCTTTCATTTTTTTGATGAATTAACTTTGAATATGTAACTAAACTAAAAAAAACAACAGATCATATAAGAAATAGACAAAAATCACCTACCACCCATACCAAAAAAGGAGCTTAAAACTCAAGAATTCAGAAGGGGTTATGTAAAATTTGCAGGAAACacaagaaaaatatattattcaTAAGAACAAAGTATTTATAAGCAAGCAGCTATGAACCCAAAAAAAAAGTTAGATTCTTCCAGCTCAACATGTCCATTTTAACAATCAAAAACATAACATTCggattaaacaaataaaaagagATAAATAACTCACCTTGAACCAAAAGAGCCCTAGAATCTGCAACAATTAGCAAAAAGAAAAAGTACCCAGATCAATTAGCTAAAGATTATTCCTTTTATTgcccttttttatttcttttttcaatcCAAAAGaatcttttttttactttttcctcAGAAGTCACCCCCATTCAAGCATTTATCCGTGTATATTGAAGCAATTGATATTAATGATTtaaaaaattgattatttttcaaaCTCTATTTACTCACGGAATCAAgcttgaaaagaagaaaaaataaaaattatgtaCAGAGCAAATGTACGCTATTGAAGAGACGTTTAAAAATACTCTTTTTTAAAACTTATATGCCTAAACATGGACTTTGGTCAAAGCgatactattatgtttaagtttAGATTACATTTGCAATTTATAAAAGTATTTTAGTCAGTTTAAtagattatatataaaaaaaattatctttaaattttattcttaaaaagaaaattataattgtacaaatatatatatatatatatatatattaatttatattataaattttaaaaagtctttttttttaaatatgtacTCAATCAATGGACAAACATCACTTTTAGCTCGCAGccgaaactatttatattcgtAGCCACAATGTCATGAGAGCTCacctatttataaaaaatatatattttcgactattatttttagaGCAGTTATATAATGTCATTTTTCCATCAATATTGTCACATAAATGAGGATTTAGCTGGAGGGGTACTTGTTATGTTTATGCTATGGTTTAATATTTTAGAAAAATTATGATAATTAGACTATACGTAAATTCAAGTTGAAAAACGAGGAGTCAAAGAAAGAGGTTTGGGTTTACATTTCTGTTTGAGATATTAAAATAAATTGACTTAATCCTCTTTTGGGTTTTTTGTGCGTGTGGACTGCCAAATGGAAAAATCGCAGAAGTTAATACGTCGGGTGGGTCCTTTCATTATTTTTAGTATCTTTTTCCCCCCAAAACTTTCATGCTTTTTATCACTGGCACGCAAgtttcaaactttatatttttatattttggaaAGGTAACACGTCAATTTTTTTAAGTTTTGGACCTCTATGCGAGTATAATGagaaattttcactttttttttagaAGAAACTTTCCTTAGATTGTGGATTCATTTTAAGAAAGAGGTCAAAAGTTTAAATTGTACTGTGTAATTGTGCCAAGTGTTAACAATGCTAACAAAATATTAGGATTTCTCTGTAGCAATAGCTAATAAGCCATGTGAACCCCTCTCATAGGTGATTGGGAAGGGAAAACACTAAAATAAAAGCCCTTATTATTATTAAACATAGTTATTTTTAAAGTGCAAATGAAATATCAGACTTTGTTAACTTGAGCTAGAATGAGTAATTGAAACACTTCATGACATATGCAACAACAATTACCATTGATCAAATTTGAAGAAtctagagagagagaaaaaatgaGCTGGGTACAGTTAGGAAGAAAGTCGGTTATGTTCAAGTGTGTATCTAGTTTCCAGATTCACTGTACTATATAATAACCCAATTTACATATACAACTAACTACCCCGAACTTTCTTCAATTATATTTTGACCCCTGACTCtcaatactccccctcaagctggagtGTTAGAGACATTAAGCACTCTAAACTTGGAGAGTAGTAGCTGGTGTTGTACTGTTCCAAAGCCCTTGGTCATCAAGTCAGCTAATTGTTGCTTGGATGGAATGTAGTTGGTAGTAATCAGGCCTGCCTTGATTTTTTTCTCTCACAAAATGACAATCGATCTCTATATGATGTGTCCTCTCATGAAAGATAGGATTTGCTGTTATTTGTATCGCAACTTTGCTATCACATGTAGATGTACTGGCTTCTGCACTTTCACTcccaataatcttgtttcccaaATGATTTCTACAACTACAACTGCCATGCTCCTGTATTTTGCTTCTGCCGAGCTTCTACTAACTGTTTGTTGTTTCTTAGATTTTCAAGACAACAATGAGTCTCCCAACTTCACAACATAGCCTGTGATTGATCTCCTAGTATTGGGGAAAGCAGCCCAATCAGAGTCATAGTAAGCTGTGAGTGTATGAGTTTTCCTTTCTTCAAGAATACACCAAGGGCTGGTGAACCTTTGATGTATCTTATAATCCTCATTGTTGCATTCAAATGAGACTATTTTGGCATTTGCATAAATTGGCTCAAAACCTGCACTGCAAAGCATAGGACTGGTCTTGTGATTGTCAAATACAACAACTTCCTTATTAGTTTCTGATATGTTGTTATATCTTCCAACTCTACATCTTCAATGATTCCCATATGCTTATCATAGTCTATAGTTATTAGCTTGTGATAGAGTTCCATTGGTGTGGAAACAGGTTTACAACCGCTAAGCCCTACTTCAGATATCAACTCCAAAGCATATTTTCTATGATTAAGAACTATTCCTTCTTTTGGCCTTATCACTTCTATACCCAAAAAATACCTTAGTTCCCCCAAGTCCTTTATCTTGAAGTTACCATGCAAGGAATCTTTTACCTCGTGTATCAGGTCAATATTACTACCTATAATTAATAGGTCATCCACATACACCAGAATGATTATAATATAAGCTCATTTTTTCTTAGTAAAAAGAGAATAATCATATGGACTTTGTATATATCCAGCTTGCACAAGAGTAGTAGTTAGTTTTATGTTCCACTGTCTAAAAGCTTGTTTGATTCCATATAGGGTTTTCAACAACCTGCAGACCTTGTACTGTCCCTGTTGCTAGAAACCCTGAACCATTTTCATGTAGACTTCTTCCTCCAAGTCACCTTGGAGGAATGCATTATTAACATCCATCTGAAATAACGGCCAGTCATTTGATGTTGCTACTGCAATGATTGTCCTAATTGTGACCATTTTTGCCACAGGTGAGAAAGTTTCATGGTAGTCGAGCCCTTCCTGTTGAGTGTATCCCTTGCCTACTAACTTTGCTTTGAATCTATCAACCTCTCCATTTGCCTTGTATTTAATCTTGTACACCCATTTTGACCCACTATTTGCTTTCTTGGTGGTAAGGATACCACCTTCCAAGTCTGATTTTTCCCAAGAGCTTTAGCCTTCTGCTTCATTACCTCAATCTAATTCCTGTCAGTtgcagcttcctagaagcttctagGTTCAGTGAGAACTAAGAAAGCTTGTAGATAAGACTGATATGGGGTAGACAGGTGTGAATAGCCAACATGATTGGATATGGAATATTTGTGTTGGTGCATTGAGGAACACCATCTTGTGGCATAACTGTGGGTGCAGGTTGCTCATTAGTTTCAGTAACTACTGGCTCAGTTGCTCActagcttcatcagttgattcaaTAACATCTGGAATATGATGATCATGTAATGGAGCATCCACAATGTCAAACTCAACATTATCTTCAGAGAGGGAGGCATCTGCAGGAGGTGCTAGAGATATGGGGTGATCATGAGAATTAGTGTCAGCATTGTTATAGGGATCAGATATTATGAGCTGAGTTGGTTGCTGAAGAAATGGATCACCTTGTTCAACAATTGTCATTTTGAAAGGGAAGTAGTATATATCTGAACTGAACATCTCTACTAACATAAAAGGACTGTGTCTTTATATCATATAACACATATCCCTTCTGAGTTTCAGCATAACTTGTGAAGACTGTCTTCCTTGTTGTAGGTGCAAATTTGTCTCCTTTAGGCAGATAGCTTGCATAACATAAGTAGCCAAAGACCCTTAGATGATTCAATCTGCTAATCTTGCCATATAATAattcaaaaagtatttttcctGCCAACACTGATGAAGGTATTCTATTGATCAAATATACAACAGTCATCACACAGTCACCCCAAAATTTGATAGGAACCCCACTCTGAAACTTCAGTGCCCTGGCTACTTCCAAGATGTGTTTGTGCTTCTTTTCTACCATCCCATTTTGTTGGGGTATATAAGGACAACTACGTTGGTGTAAAATACCAAGAGATGACAGCAATTCATTGCACTGTGC is a genomic window of Nicotiana tabacum cultivar K326 chromosome 16, ASM71507v2, whole genome shotgun sequence containing:
- the LOC107770628 gene encoding protein DA1 isoform X1; this translates as MGGKSIADNEPLAFHLMGWLSKIFKGSNHKVSEGQYDWRCEGHKEEDHQSTPGDSWSETEEIDRAIAISLSEEDQKGKPVVDSESQLKEDEQLARALQESLNVESPPQHISRNDLGSGNGYGNGHVSRNDIGSGNGYGNGNFYHPIPFPYSASFRVCAGCSTEIGHGRFLSCMGAVWHPECFRCHACNQPISDYEFSMSGNYPYHKTCYKEHYHPKCDVCKHFIPTNAAGLIEYRAHPFWSQKYCPFHEHDGTPRCCSCERMEPRDTRYIALDDGRKLCLECLDSAIMDTSQCQPLYYDIQEFYEGLNMKVEQKVPLLLVERQALNEAMDGERHGYHHMPETRGLCLSEEQTISTILRRPRIGAGNRVMDMRTEPYKLTRRCEVTAILILYGLPRLLTGSILAHEMMHAWLRLRGYRTLSQDVEEGICQVLAHMWLETQIASISSRNGASTSSGMSSSKPGIRSPFERKLGDFFKHQIESDTSPIYGNGFRAGNQAVLKYGLERTLDHIRMTGTFPF
- the LOC107770628 gene encoding protein DA1 isoform X2, which gives rise to MGWLSKIFKGSNHKVSEGQYDWRCEGHKEEDHQSTPGDSWSETEEIDRAIAISLSEEDQKGKPVVDSESQLKEDEQLARALQESLNVESPPQHISRNDLGSGNGYGNGHVSRNDIGSGNGYGNGNFYHPIPFPYSASFRVCAGCSTEIGHGRFLSCMGAVWHPECFRCHACNQPISDYEFSMSGNYPYHKTCYKEHYHPKCDVCKHFIPTNAAGLIEYRAHPFWSQKYCPFHEHDGTPRCCSCERMEPRDTRYIALDDGRKLCLECLDSAIMDTSQCQPLYYDIQEFYEGLNMKVEQKVPLLLVERQALNEAMDGERHGYHHMPETRGLCLSEEQTISTILRRPRIGAGNRVMDMRTEPYKLTRRCEVTAILILYGLPRLLTGSILAHEMMHAWLRLRGYRTLSQDVEEGICQVLAHMWLETQIASISSRNGASTSSGMSSSKPGIRSPFERKLGDFFKHQIESDTSPIYGNGFRAGNQAVLKYGLERTLDHIRMTGTFPF